The bacterium genome contains the following window.
CCACATACATTTGGAGGTGATATCCTTTTAGTTCCAGTAGGAAAAGATGCTATTGGATAAATTCCTAAATCAATTACTTTTGTAAATTTTGGATAAACTAACCGTATAGCTTGGGTAGGAGTAAATTTTATTCCAAGTTTTGTATCTGATAACCCCCAACTTACAGCACCTGCTCCTCCCCAAGGGATGTCGGTCTGCATCACATCTGTAAGGAAGCCTGAATTTAGATTTAAGGAAAGATAGTCTGTAAATGAGAAGCCGAGTCCAATAGAAAAATCTGAGCCTGCGCATTGCCATTTAGTTCCTTCATGTAATCCACCAAATTGGTCGTATACTACTAAACTATCTAAACTTGTTGTCCAATATCCTCTAATTCCAAAAGTATAATCAAGTTTACCAAAAGGTTCTGAACTTGCAGAGACAATTCTTACAAGTCCGCTCGTTCCAGTGGAGGTTGGAGCACCTGATAAAGTAGAAGTCAAAAATATACCTATCCACAGAATCCTTCGGAAAATAAATACTACTTTTCTCATTCTAACAGTCTTTTTAAGAATTATATCTTAGAATCAAACTCCGTCAAGAAAAAAGTTGACATTTAAGAAAGTGTAAGGTATAATAAAATTATGGACGAAGTGATAATCCACAAATTTAAAGATTTAGAGAACAGGTTTAATGAACTAAATAAACTACTCACTCTTCCAGATACCCTTAAGGACAGGAATAAATTTATAGAATTGTCTCAAGAGTATAACGAGCTATCGCGTCTTCTTAATCTTTGGAGAAGGTACTCTGAGTTATCAGCTCGCATCTCTGATGACGAGCGTATTTTATGTTCTCAAGACGAAGAGCTAAAACATATTGCAAAAGAAGAGATTGATGAACTTAAGGTAGAGAAAATTAGGTTAGAAACTGAGCTTTTAGATTCACTTGTTCCAAAAGACCAAAATGATTCTCGCAGTGTAATAATGGAAATAAGACAAGGTGCAGGTGGGGATGAATCATCTATTTTTGCACGCGATCTATTTAGGATGTATTCAAAATATGCAGAACGACAAGGGTGGCAAGTTGAGATATTAAGTTCTCATCCTACCTCAATTGGTGGATTTAAAGAGATTATATACTATGTAAAAGGAGAAGCTGTTTACGGAAAGTTAAAATATGAAAGTGGTGTCCATAGAGTGCAGCGAATTCCTATAACAGAATCTGGTGGCAGAATCCATACTTCTACAGCTACTGTATGTGTTCTTCCAGAAGCCTTGCCAATTGATATAAAAATTAATCCCGATGATATAAAACTTGAGTCTTTTAGGGCACGTGGTCATGGTGGACAAAATGTAAATAAGGTATCATCAGCTGTCAGGCTAACCCATATTCCAACGAATACAACAGTAGTTTGCCAGGATGAACGCTCCCAATACCAAAATCGGGTAAAGGCAATGAAAATTTTGCTTGCCAGAGTCTACGAGCTTGAGCGTAGAAAACGCGACGAAAAAGTTCAAACTACACGTAGACAGCAAATAGGAGAAGGTGAGAGGGCTGAAAAAATAAGAACATATAATTATCCACAACAAAGGGTAACTGACCATCGTATAAACATTACACTTTACAAACTTGACTCCGTGCTTGATGGAGAACTTGACCCATTAATAAATGAGCTTAAAAATGCAAATAGCAGAAATTATTACTCATACAGCTCAATCTCTAAAGAATAAGGGGATTGAAGAATCTATGCTTGAGGCAGAGACGCTCGTAGCCCATAGTTTGAGGTTAGATAGGACTTCTATCTATCTAAATTATGATAAACCTCTATCAGATTACAAGCTTAAAATTATATCCAGAATTATAAGGAGAAGACTTAATCGTGAGCCTCTGCAATACTTAACTAAAAGTGTAAATTTTTTTGGTCTCAATTTCATAGTTGAACCGCCTGTTTTTATTCCGAGACCAGAGACTGAAGTTTTAGTCCAAACTCTTATAGAACTTGGTATGGGTTTGATTAATCAAACCCATACCATTGGGGAGACTGTAATTTTTGATGTAGGAACAGGGTGTGGAGCAATTGGGATAGCGAGCCTTAAGTTTTTGCCCCATGCAATAGTTTACGCATCTGATGTAATTGACCTTAAGCTTGCTAAAAAAAATGCAGAAAGAATTGGAGTAAGTGATAGAATAAATTTTTTAGTAGGCGACTTACTTACCCCATTTAAAAGTAAAAGAGCAGATTTTATAGTCTCAAATCCGCCGTATATACCTACTCAACTCATACCCACACTTCAGCCTGAGATAAGATTTTTTGAGTCCCGCACTTCAATAGATGGAGGTAAAGATGGTTTGGCTTTTATCTCTAAACTGATAAAAACTGCACCCTTATATCTTAAGCCGTCCGGAGTGTTACTGGTAGAAATTTCTCCTCAACAAAAAGAAAAAGTAAAATATGAAGCAGTAAAGTATTTTAAAGAAGTTAATTTTATCAACGATTTCTTTGATAGGACTCGTATCCTTTTAGCAAAATGCGCATAGGAATAATTGCAAACCCTGAAAAAGCTCTCATCTCATCTGTTATCCCAGAGCTTATACAATGGTTGCAGGAAAATAAGCAACAGGTGTTTATATCAGATGAAAACAAGGCTCTTGTTAGTGATAAAAAAATCATAGTAAAACTTAAGGACATTACAAAAACTTCAGATGTTATCCTTGCTATAGGAGGAGATGGCACCCTATTAAAAGCAGCCCGAATTGTCGGTAACTCAGGAATCCCAATTCTTGGAATTAATCTTGGTGGACTCGGCTTTCTTACAGAGGTGGCACTTGATAACTTATATCCTGCTCTCACTCGGTTAATAAGGGCAGATTATGAAATTGAATTGAGAATGGTATTAGAGGCTAATGTTAAACAACGTCCCCTCTATGCATTAAATGACGCTGTTATTATGCAGACAGGAGTGGGGAGGATGCTTCAATTTACAGTTTATATAGATGATAAGTATGTATCAGAATTTTCATCTGATGGTATAATAATTTCAACACCAACTGGCTCTACTGCATATTCACTTGCTGCTTTCGGTCCTATACTTCACCCAAAACTTGAATCTATAGTGGTTAACTTGATATGTCCTCATACACTTGGGGCAAGACCAATAGTGGTATCAGATGATTCTACTGTAAAGATAGAATGTAAGAGTAAAAAATCAGCCCTTGTAATAGATGGGCAAGAAAGAGTGTTACTAAATCAAGGTGAAAAAGTACTTATCCGAAAAGCAGATTATAAGATAAAACTGATAAAATCAAGTGCGCGTGATTTTTACGAAATCCTTCGTACTAAATTAAAATGGGGTGGCGGTAAAGAAAGGTAAAAGATGGGACAAAAAAGAGGGCGTCCCTATCAGTTCTCTAAATGAGTACAATTGGTGTCAAGTACAATTGGTGTCAGGTCTGAATAAAAATAACTTGCAAAATAATGGATAAAAATAAGTCCCAAATCCAAATACTGCCAATACCCAAGTAAATTCCAAACTCCAAATCCCAATCCCAGATATGGAAAAAGCGAGATTCTTCGCTATCGCTCAGAATGACACTTTCAAGGTTTGGAGTGACATTTATAAACACCTTACGTGTCTATTCGTGTTTTCTTTTGTCTGTGTCAGTCTGTGTTCCTCATCTCTATTCTCTGACCTCTATAACTATTGGCATACCTCCTCTTTCCTTTCCCCCTTTGCAGACCTTTATTCTTGAACATATTGAATCACTGTATTCTCTATCCTTCTTATAATAGATATAGATGTAAAAACGAGAGCGTTTTTTAGGCATTCCCATCTTCTTATAACAATAGTGTTTCCTAACCTTCTCTAATTTCCATATCAAGTTCAATGGCTCCATCTTAGAAGCTAATCCACCTCTCCTTAACACGCCAATCTTCATCCCACAAGACTTGAACCTTTTCTCCAATTGCTCAGCTAATTGCTCAGGTGATATGTGAAAGAAGTCGCCTGTTATTATATCAAGTATCCCTATCCCTACCTGGTTCTTCGTTAACAGCTGCCTATTGATAGTTCTTGGTGGAATAATTTCTATCTGCTTTTCCATAGGGCGATAACAGTTTGGACATACCACTTTGGGAGAAGCTAACTTCCCTTTAGAGATAACTAATTTGCTCCAGTTAAGTGAAGACCCTATCGCAAGACCATTTAGACTCATAAAATAATGATAGCCAGACCATGGCTTCCTGTCCTTCCTGATTACAAGTGGTTCCCATATCGGATATATTAGCTCACTCTTATATTTGGATGCTATTTTGGCAAGTACTCTCATCCGGTCCCATGTTGCTTTTTCCTTCTCCGTGTGAGGAGTATAACGGCGCATCAAACTTGATGCAAATATACCACTCTTCACTTTACCATTCTTATCTATATATTTGCGTCTCGATAATAGAACACCAATAGCACCTTCTTTTGGTCTGAACCCAATACTTTTTTCAGCTATATCGCCTGTCATCTTCAACTTACCCCACATAGTTCCAAAAGCACCAACCTCATCAGGTATATATCCACTTGGGTTAATTAATCTACCAGGTGTACGCTGCAAGTCCCTTATCCCCAGGTCCGCCAGTTTAGATTTCGTCTTCTTATCTAGCTTACTTTTCTTTTTATCACCCATCATAGCTCCTATATACTTTTAGGCAGGTGCGGGACACTCCATAATTATCAAGTTTTGAACTCTTATATTATACACCATATATTTGTTTTGCCAAGTAAAAATGAAAAAATATATAAATTGGAATTTCTCACAAAACAAAAACAATTTTTGGTTGACATAGTTTAATATAGTTTTATAATAAAATATAGTTTATGTCTATATTCTCTTTGCTACAGTTTATCTTTATAGCAGACGGCAGTTTTTCTATTTTACCAATGGCAGCATCTGATAGCACTCCTTTTATTGTAAGAGTAGAAGCTTCTGGACTAATCCCTGATAGTATCTATAGATTTACAGTTTATGCGTATGGTGGGGAGCCGCGAGTCATTTCTGAGAGATGGACAACTGGGAAGTGGAAAGGTGGTTATGCATACACTGATTTTTCATCCGATAACTCAGGTAACTGGAATAGCTGGGTTCCTTTGAGGGTTATTGAGGAACCGGAAGAAGGATATAATTATTATATAAAATTTAAAGTTAAAAAAGGGAGTGATGATGTTTTTGAATCCAGTGTCCACTTTTCAGATGGATTTCAAATTCTTGATATGTTCTCTCAGGGTGGCTGGCTTACTGGCACTGTTTATTTAGACTCTAATTTTACTACACCTGGTGAAGCTGTAGTGGTTATGGCAAAGGATTCGCAAGGCTATATCATTGGAGCTTATGTCACTGAGAATAACACAATTGATGAAGGAAACCTCCCCATCCCTGGTCGTTTTTGTATGGCAACACCTGCTATATTTATTGAAGAGATAGAATTTGAGGATATAAGTGGTAATCCAGTTATTGGATGGGTTGGCACTCATCCTCCGTGGTATGTTTTGCCTGGGGATACGACATGGGTTGACCCATTTTCTATTTCTATTCAGAATATATCGTTTATACCGGAAACTCCAAATGTAGGTGATAGTGTTGTAATTTCTGTTCTACTCTACAATCCTCGAGAAGCGATACAAAATATTGAAATAAAAGTCACTTATGAAAAGGGGGAAGATAGTGGTGAAATAGGGAGTATTGGATTAGATAGTATACCAGGGCATAGTCATTCAGCTAATGAAATATTATGGAAAGATTTAATTGAAGGCAATTATAAGATTAGGGTGCAAGTGACAGCGGCCAGCTTTAGTGTCCAGACATTTAAGTGGCTCAAAGTTGGGTTAGGTAATATTGTCTTAAATGAGGTTATGTATAACCCTATAAATTCAGGTGAATGGGTTGAACTTATAAATAGAGGCACTAATACAGTGAATATCAAAAACTGGTCAATTGAAGATAATACTACTAAAAGTCTAATTACATCGGATGACTGTTTCGTTGAGAGTGGTGGCTTTGTAGTAATTGCAGAGTCTACGGGCTCTGTTTTACATTCAATTTATGGCTCTTTTCCATCTCCTGTTTTTGAGCTTGGCAGTAAATTTCCGAATTTAAAAAATGAAGGTGATACCATAATGCTAAGAGATAGTAATAATACAATCCAAGACCTATTGGGATACAAAGATGATTGGGGGAGTGAAGCAAAAGGCGTAACACTTGAACGAATCAATCCAAATCTTGCTACAAATAATCCTGACAACTGGGGCTCCTGTGTTATAGCTACTGGGGGAACACCGGGTAAAGTTAATTCTATATATGTTGAGTACCTGTTAGAGAAAGCTACCCTTTATGTACATCCAAAAATTTTCTCACCCGAAAATCCTGATTCAAATGTAGCGTTCATTTCTTACACTCTACCTTTTACTAAAGCAAAGGTTAGGCTTTATATATATGACAGATGTGGTAGATGTGTCCGTAAACTTGTTGACGGTGAGCCATCAGGAGTGCAATCAAGGTGGACGTGGGAAAAAGGGGAGGCGACTTGGAGTCATATATGGAATGGAAAAGGTGATGACGGTAATCGTTTACCGATGGGTATTTATATAGTTTATTTAGAGGCAAAAGACCAATACTCTGATAAACTTGTGAATGAGAAGACAACTGTAGTGATTGCAAAACGATTATCAAGATAAAGAATTAACCGCAGATAGATGCAGATTAAAACGAGTTATATAAAATTTGGCAACAAAAACAGAAGGGGGATGATGAAATACCCAAGATTTATATCGGGATGACGAGTATATTCTTTGGTCTGCTCGTTGTGTCATCTACAAGAGCAGATACTACTTATGTAAGTGGTATCATTGACACAAATACAGTCTGGGCACCAGCTGGAAATCCGTATATTGTGACAGGAAATGTGCTTGTTGATAGTGCCGTAACTTTGGATATTGAACCGGGGTAGAGGTAAGACTTGACAGTGCAAAGTATATAATGATAAAGGGAAATTTATACGCGATTGGGACAGCAATGGATTCAATCATAATATCAGCACGAGATACTACACAAAGGTGGAGCAGGCTATGGTTTAAGCCATCATCAAGATGTAGTTTGAAATATTGCAGAATTGAATATGCAGGTAATTCAGCTATTTATGATAGCATTGCTTTTTCCCTTTATATAGGCTATAACACAATCACTAACAACTATGCTCTTTATGGTAGTGGCATCCGTAGTTATGGCTCACCTACAATTAAGTATAACACTATAACTGATACCATTGCTTCTGCTATATACATATCTTCAGATAGTGCTCTGATTGACAGTAATAACTTGTATGCCACTGGGTATGCGGTCTATAATTATAGTGAAATAGATATAGATGCCAGATATAATTACTGGGGACAGTAAGCAGTGATACTATTGATATGAAAATCTGGGACTATTATGATGATTTTACCAAAGGGATAGTACATTACGAACCTTTCTTAACCGAGCCAGTGCAAGGAGTGGAAGAAAAAGCAAAATGCAAAGTTCAAACTTCAAAGTCAAAGGCTATAAGCCAGTCAAGGTTGTAAAATTGAGGTAATAGTGAAGCAAGTAGAGAAAGGTGAAGCCCATGAAATTTAAGGGATTACAAAAATTGTCTGTAATTGAGTATCCGGGCAAACTTTGTGCAATTGTATTTACTGGAGGCTGCAACTTCAGGTGTCATTATTGCCATAATCCAGAGCTCGTTGTTGGGTATGAGAAGCTTCCTGATATAGATGAAGAGAATATTATTACCTTTATGCAAAAAAGGAAAAGATTCCTCGACGGCTTATGTATCACGGGAGGTGAGCCTACTCTCCACCAAGAACTTCTTCAATTTATTGAGAAGATTAAAAAACTTGATTTCCTGGTAAAACTGGATACAAATGGGACAAATCCAGAGCTCATATCTCATGTTATAGAAAATAGGTTTGTAGATTATATAGCGATGGATATAAAAGGAACACCCGAGCGTTATAAGGAGATAGCAGATGTAAATATAGATATTTCAAAAATTAAAGCTAGTGTCCAACTTATAATGCATAGTAATATAGATTACGAGTTCAGAACAACTGTATTTCCTGAGTTCTTTGGTAAAGAGGACGCAAAACAAATTGGTGAATGGGTAAAAGGTGCAAAGCGGTATGTCTTACAACAGCCAAGAGTAGTGAAGATGCTTAATGGAACTCTTAAGGATGCAAAACTTTATAGTGATTTAGAATTGAGTCAATTTACACAATTTCTACCAAACTGTGTAATCAGATAATTATGATTACACAGATTTATTTTAGATTACACAGATTAAAATGTAGGGGCGGGGTAACCCCTCCCCTATCCATCGGTGTAATCTGGTTTTATCCACAGGATGCTGTGCATAATCTGTATAATCAGGTATAACTAAGATAGGAGGTAACATGAAAAAGTTGAGGCAAGTAAGCTTTGGTTTAAAAGATATGCCACACCAGTGGTATAACATAATTCCAGATTTACCTGCACCATTGCCACCACCAAAAGACCCGGATGACGGTAGACAAAGGGTAGCAAAACTACCTGACTTGATGATAGGTGAATGTTTGAAACAGGAGTTATCACAGGAGAGGTGGGTAGATATACCCAATGGGATTATTGAGTTATATGCACAAGCTGGTAGACCACGGCCCTTGTTTAGGGCTTTAAATTTAGAAAAGAAGCTGGAAACTCCAGCGAGATTATATTATAAAGGTGAATTCTTTTCACCAACTGGCAGTCATAAAGTGAATACTGCTCTAGCTCAGTGTTGGTATGCTAAAAAGCAGGGCTTTGAGCGAGTGACGACTGAGACAGGTGCCGGTCAGTGGGGAACTGCTCTTGCTTATGCAGCAGCGCTTATAGGGCTAAAATGCACAATATTTTGGGTTCGCAGTGTGTATAACTGGAAACAAGACCGCCGAAACTTTATGGAACTATTGGGAGCAGAAGTTAACCCTTCTCCATCACCTAAGACAGAATGCGGTAGAGTACTGTATGGTAAGAATCCCAATCATCCTGGCTCGTTAGGAATTGCAATTTCAGAAGGGTTGGAAGATTCACAAAAGGACCCGAAAGCAGTGTATTGTCTTGGCTCTGTTCTTAATCATGTACTTTTGCACCAAACAATAATTGGACTTGAGACACAAAAACAGTTTGAGGTATTTGATGATTATCCTGATGTTGTAATCTCATGTCTAGGTGGTGGGTCAAATTTTGGTGGCTTTGCAATTCCATTTATTGGCGATGTGCTTAAGAAAGGCAAAAAGATAAAGTTTATTGCTGCACAATCAGAAGTAGCTCCTAATCTTCAAGGTGAATATAGATTTGACTTTGCAGATTACGCTGAAATTACTCCCCTCCTTAAGATGTATACACTTGGTCATAAAGTAGAGATGAAACCTATAAAGGGAGATGGGCTCAGGTACCATGGCTGTTCACCTATAATTAGTTTACTTAGAAATTTAGGTTATATAGATACAATAGCTTACCCATCCGATGAGCGCTATGTATTTGAATGTGCAAGAACTTTTATTGAGACAGAAGGGTGGCTACCTGCACCTGAATCTGCATATTCAATTGCCTGCGCTATAGATGAAGCAATCAAATGTAGAGAATCGGGTGAGAAGAAGGTAATTGCTTTTAATGTATCAGGACACGGATTTTTGGATATATTTGGGTATAGAGAGGTGCTTGGGCTACAGTAAATTAGATGTAGTATCTTTAAGTGATGGCTACAATATCTGAGTAAAAAGGAGGGGAGATGAGGGCAGGATTTGGTTTGGTGTTGTGTTTGGTCCTTTGTGATGAGATTCTGAAACAAGTTCAGAATGACAGGGGGGTCTGCTTTGCTCAGCAGTAGGTGGCAAGATATAATGGACCAGGTAATTACAGTGATGTGGCGTATGCGATAGCAGTTGATGGTGAGTATGTGTATGTGACAGGAGGGAGTCCGGGTTCTGGCGCTGATTGGGACTATGCGACGATAAAGTATTCAAGTGTAGGAGTGGAGAAGAGTTCAAAAGTCTAAAAGTTCTGGAAGTGTATCCAAATCCATCTTTTGGCAATGCTTTGATTAAGTATGAGTTGCCGGAAAATGCGATAGTTAGTTTGAGGCTCTATGATATATCAGGTAGATTGGTGAATACCATTTATTCTGGGACACAAGAAAAAGGCGAGTATGAGGTTGAGCTGAATGGCGAGTACATGGGTTCGCCCCTACCCACAGGCATTTATTTCCTGAGATTAGAGGTCCCGATAAATCGTGATTTCGCTTTGCTCAACAGGCGAGTTAAAAGTAACAAAGAAACTTACAATATTGAAATAGAATGAGACAAAAAAACATTTTGGGTCAGGAGACCCAAAACTACACCGTGAAAAAAATGCCTAAAACACATAAATTTTTAGGGGACTTTTAGGTATTTTGGATTTTAGACATTTGTAGTTCAAATGAAGGCACTTCTTTCAGGTAATGAGGCAGTAGCTCGTGGGGCATGGGAAGGAGGATGTCGGGTTGCGTGTGCATACCCGGGAACTCCATCTACAGAGATACTTGAAAATATAGCAAAATATAATGAAATTTATAGTGAGTGGTCTACGAATGAGAAGGTAGCTTTTGATGTTGCCTCTGGTGCCTGCTTTGCGGGTGCACGTGTACTCGTGGCAATGAAACATGTTGGACTTAATGTGGCAGCAGACCCATTCTTTTCTATGAGTTATTTAGGTGTTACTGGCGGCTTTATAGTTGTTTCTGCTGATGACCCCGGGATGTGGTCATCACAAAATGAACAAGATAATCGCTGGTATGCAAAGATGGCTAAGGTACCTATGCTTGAACCATCTGATTCACAGGAAGCAAAAGAGTTTGTTAAGGTTGGATTTGATATTTCAGAAAAGTTTGATACCCCTGTGCTTCTCAGACTAACCACAAGAATTTGCCACTCTAAAACTGTAGTTGAACTTGCTGACCGAGTTGAATATCCACCTGCAGGCTATGTTCCTAACATACAGAAGCGAATGGTTCTTCCTGGAACATCAAATGCTATGATGCGTCATCCAATTGTTGAACGTCGTCTTCTTGAGCTTAAAAAATACAGTGAAAAATTTAATAGTAATCGGATTGAGTATGGAAATCGCTCTTTAGGAATTATTACTTCTGGAATAGCTTATCAGTATGCAAAAGAAGTATTTCATAAAGCATCTTTCCTTAAACTATCAATGACTTATCCAATTCCTGATAACTTAATAAAGAAATTTGCATCGCAAGTTGATAAGTTATATGTAATTGAGGAGGGAGACCCATTTCTTGAGACACATATAAAAGCACTTGGAATAGCAGTTATTGGCAAGGAGAAAGTGCCTGTATGTGGTGAACTTGACCAATCAGTACTTAAAGAAAATTTTGGGCTTGAGGTAGTACCTCTTAAAAAGAAAAAAATCACAGCTGGGGGTATTACTAAAATACCTGCAAGGCCACCAGTCCTATGTCCGGGGTGTCCGCATCGTGGTGTATTTTATACAATTAATAGACTAAAACTTTATGCAATTGGTGATATTGGATGCTATACATTAGGAACATTACCACCTCTTAACGCAATGGATAGTTATGTTTGTATGGGGGCATCAATTGGAAATGTGCATGGACTGGATGTAGCTCTTAGGAACAAAATACTTGGAAAAGTTGTCGCAGTGATTGGTGATTCGACATTTTTTCATGCAGGTATTCCGGCGCTCATAGATGTTGTTTACAATAAAGGAGTGTCTACAATAATTGTGCTTGATAACCTAACGACTGCAATGACTGGGCATCAGAATCACCCGGGGACAGGGTTGACATTTAAGGGAGAGAAAACTAAAGAGATACTAATTGAAGATGTTGGTAAAGCATGTGGAGTTAATCGTGTTTATATAGTTGACCCATATGACCTAAAAGCCACAATGGAAGTGATAAAGAGGGAGGTCAAATTTTCTGAGCCATCTCTCATAATTGCAAGAAGAGCCTGTGCATTAATGGTAAAATCTGAGTCACCTCTTAAAGTCAATTTGGATAAATGTACGGGTTGTAAGTTATGTGTTGGACTTGGCTGCCCGGCAATAACTATGCACGATAAAAAGGCATGGATAGACCCAATGCTGTGTAACGGATGTGGTATGTGTAAACAGGTATGTGTTAAAAAAGCTATAACTTAAAAGTCAATATTATGCAAAATACAAAAAATATCCTAATCTGTGGAGTTGGTGGTCAGGGGATACTTTTAGCGTCTGATATACTCGCAAAGGTTGCACTTAATTGTGGATTTGATGTCAAAAAAAGCGAAGTCCACGGTATGGCACAGAGGGGGGGAGCTGTGGTATCAGCTGTTAGATTTGGGGATAAAGTTTATTCACCCCTTGTAGGTGATAAGGAAGCTGATATAATTTTGGCATTTGAAAAACTTGAAGCTTTAAGAAGAGTTAATTATCTTAAACCTGGTGGTACTTATATTGTTAACGATTGCGAATTGCCACCGCTTTTGGTATCAATGGGTGAAGAAGAATATCCTAAAAATATCGTGCTACAACTTAAAAAATTAGCTAAAGAAGTTGTTCTTATAAATGGTTTGGGCCTAGCCAAACAATCGGGTAACCCAAGAACTGTCAATATTGTCCTATTAGGAGCACTTGCAAAGAAATTTGACTTTCCAAAAGATAAATGGTTACAGGTGATTAAGCATACTGTGCCTCCAAAAACTTGGGCAGCAAATAATAAGGCATTCCTGTTAGGCTTCTCGTTTAAATCATTGATGTAAACTGAATTTCAGTCTAAATCCAGCCTATTGTGTAGGCTGGGTAATGAAATGACCAAACTGGATTACTGGTTACTTTTGCATTCAATCCTTGAGCTATCCTGTCATTCTGAGCGAAGCGAAGAATCTACATGATGAAACTAAATTACTGGCTACTTCTGCATTCAATTCCCGGGATAGGGGCTGCTACTTTTAACAAGTTGCTTGAAAGATTTGGTGAACCTAATAGAATTATTCAGGCAAAAAGAGAAGAACTCATGTGTATCCCAAGGTTAAGCCCAAGGTTAGTAAACTCAATACTGTCAATCCGTAGGGGCGGGGTAACCCCGCCCCTACATTATATACAAGATATGGATAAAATTCTTGTTGAACTCAATAAGAGACAGTTTAAAATGATTACAAGATATAATGAAGATTACCCTTCAAGGCTTAGAGGAATAAAAAATTCACCCCCTATCATTTATGTCTATGGTAAACTGGATATGCCTAAGACCATAGCTATAGTGGGTACAAGACAAGCCTCATTTC
Protein-coding sequences here:
- a CDS encoding T9SS type A sorting domain-containing protein — its product is MGLCDDKVFKCRSGEEFKSLKVLEVYPNPSFGNALIKYELPENAIVSLRLYDISGRLVNTIYSGTQEKGEYEVELNGEYMGSPLPTGIYFLRLEVPINRDFALLNRRVKSNKETYNIEIE
- the iorA gene encoding indolepyruvate ferredoxin oxidoreductase subunit alpha; the protein is MKALLSGNEAVARGAWEGGCRVACAYPGTPSTEILENIAKYNEIYSEWSTNEKVAFDVASGACFAGARVLVAMKHVGLNVAADPFFSMSYLGVTGGFIVVSADDPGMWSSQNEQDNRWYAKMAKVPMLEPSDSQEAKEFVKVGFDISEKFDTPVLLRLTTRICHSKTVVELADRVEYPPAGYVPNIQKRMVLPGTSNAMMRHPIVERRLLELKKYSEKFNSNRIEYGNRSLGIITSGIAYQYAKEVFHKASFLKLSMTYPIPDNLIKKFASQVDKLYVIEEGDPFLETHIKALGIAVIGKEKVPVCGELDQSVLKENFGLEVVPLKKKKITAGGITKIPARPPVLCPGCPHRGVFYTINRLKLYAIGDIGCYTLGTLPPLNAMDSYVCMGASIGNVHGLDVALRNKILGKVVAVIGDSTFFHAGIPALIDVVYNKGVSTIIVLDNLTTAMTGHQNHPGTGLTFKGEKTKEILIEDVGKACGVNRVYIVDPYDLKATMEVIKREVKFSEPSLIIARRACALMVKSESPLKVNLDKCTGCKLCVGLGCPAITMHDKKAWIDPMLCNGCGMCKQVCVKKAIT
- a CDS encoding indolepyruvate oxidoreductase subunit beta yields the protein MQNTKNILICGVGGQGILLASDILAKVALNCGFDVKKSEVHGMAQRGGAVVSAVRFGDKVYSPLVGDKEADIILAFEKLEALRRVNYLKPGGTYIVNDCELPPLLVSMGEEEYPKNIVLQLKKLAKEVVLINGLGLAKQSGNPRTVNIVLLGALAKKFDFPKDKWLQVIKHTVPPKTWAANNKAFLLGFSFKSLM